The following are encoded together in the Babylonia areolata isolate BAREFJ2019XMU chromosome 30, ASM4173473v1, whole genome shotgun sequence genome:
- the LOC143275292 gene encoding transmembrane protein 267-like gives MAILKNPSVDDIVSSSILLWSALLILVCLLGDVLCSFASQSLLLWRAVADNMIHGAVGVVAWAVVVMPGFSVDKWGQCLLCGLLASVIDLDHFWQAGSFQLQDAVSLQQRPLFHSTSLVLVLSALLWVVSLVFRLYILRKVTCMCAVAWLSHHLRDASRRGLWFPPLGSTPPLPYAVYIGGTVVLSVLMHYGYSGYYQAPSAQERILEVVPKVVVQ, from the exons ATGGCGATACTGAAGAACCCGTCCGTCGATGACATTGTCAGCAGCTCCAttctcctttggagtgcattgcTGATTCTGGTCTGCCTCCTCGGTGACGTGCTCTGCTCCTTCGCCTCTCAGTCCCTGCTGCTGTGGCGAGCGGTGGCAGACAACATGATCCACGGTGCAGTTGGTGTTGTGGcgtgggcggtggtggtgatgccgGGTTTCTCTGTGGACAAGTGGGGACAGTGTCTCCTGTGTGGGCTGCTGGCGTCAGTCATCGACCTGGATCACTTCTGGCAGGCTGGGTCCTTTCAGCTTCAG gatGCCGTTTCTCTGCAGCAGAGACCTCTGTTTCATTCAACGTCGCTTGTCCTCGTCCTGTCAGCTCTTTTGTGGGTTGTCTCCCTTGTGTTTCGCCTCTACATCCTCAGGAAAGTGACGTGCATGTGCGCTGTGGCCTGGTTGTCCCACCATCTGCGGGACGCTTCACGCAGAGGGTTGTGGTTCCCACCACTCGGGAGTACTCCCCCTTTGCCTTATGCTGTGTACATAGGGGGCACTGTGGTATTGTCTGTGCTGATGCATTATGGGTATTCAGGGTATTACCAAGCGCCGTCTGCTCAGGAGAGAATTTTGGAGGTAGTTCCCAAGGTGGTTGTGCAGTAA
- the LOC143275290 gene encoding uncharacterized protein LOC143275290 has protein sequence MNCSRHFRQFAVCVCVVGLICHLRWGLNVITTYRRTLSPIENHDERKPSLSPRSAQVGQPSVEPGPPLNNSAMDLQVEIFPHWTTKDPHDKTIFPRMYLYSAIMAVHRAPSNGTDIHVVAFQDGKRLQNLTCCAKLAQSQHVHSGMRAKFDFSYQQMTSTAHNYYTVGVVYRCWFPFSSQELREGHVTLAPTSCPENEQQYLTVHQPALKPGGLAICAKIAYGVNLNPNKLVEWFETQRILGVDRIQLFDLNNTEMVLRILRHYEDTGLLDLLPYALPGRPWGRSLLNKKGTYARFGDDEELVLWDCRLRLAGYDYVMDVDTDEVIMPRNFKTLKPFFKQQFARHPKACSLSFKVQFFLDHWGPVVPEAPLLFLRYLNSTYPGAQVSKLVYLPCRTHQAKTHVVHPYPGYRMFRYVSTSEGTVFHYRSCKPNWTWSCDGPRLTDTSMQRFEPQLVAAVSAVQRKVGLSPA, from the exons ATGAACTGCTCACGGCATTTCAGACAgttcgctgtctgtgtgtgtgtggtcggccTGATCTGTCATCTTCGCTGGGGGCTGAACGTCATCACCACTTACAGGCGCACACTGTCTCCG ATTGAAAACCATGACGAGAGGAAACCGAGCCTTTCCCCGAGGTCGGCCCAAGTCGGACAGCCGTCAGTGGAACCTGGTCCTCCCCTCAACAACTCTGCCATGGACCTGCAG GTGGAGATATTTCCTCACTGGACCACAAAGGACCCTCACGACAAAACCATCTTTCCTCGCATGTACCTCTATTCCGCCATCATGGCTGTGCACAGAGCGCCCTCTAACGGCACCGACATTCACGTCGTGGCTTTCCAGgatggaaaacgtctccagaactTGACGTGCTGTGCAAAACTCGCCCAGTCTCAGCACGTGCACTCCGGAATGAGGGCGAAATTCGATTTTTCCTACCAGCAGATGACGTCCACGGCTCATAATTATTACACCGTCGGAGTGGTCTACCGTTGCTGGTTTCCGTTTTCCTCTCAGGAACTTCGCGAAGGTCACGTGACATTGGCGCCTACGTCATGTCCGGAAAACGAGCAGCAGTATCTGACCGTTCACCAGCCTGCGCTGAAACCCGGCGGGTTGGCCATTTGTGCCAAGATCGCCTACGGTGTTAACTTGAACCCTAACAAGTTGGTGGAGTGGTTCGAGACTCAGCGTATCCTTGGCGTGGACAGGATTCAGCTGTTCgatctgaacaacacagagatggtGCTGCGGATCCTTCGGCATTACGAGGACACGGGACTGCTGGACCTTCTGCCCTATGCACTGCccg GCAGACCGTGGGGCCGCTCCCTGTTGAACAAGAAAGGGACCTACGCCAGGTTCGGGGATGACGAAGAGCTGGTCCTCTGGGACTGCCGGCTTCGCTTGGCAGGCTATGATTACGTCATGGATGTCGACACGGATGAGGTCATCATGCCGCGAAATTTTAAGACTTTGAAGCCGTttttcaag CAACAGTTCGCCAGACACCCCAAAGCCTGCTCTCTCAGCTTCAAGGTTCAGTTCTTTCTGGACCACTGGGGCCCCGTGGTCCCGGAGGCTCCTCTCCTGTTTCTACGCTACTTGAACAGCACCTACCCGGGAGCCCAAGTCTCGAAGCTCGTGTACCTGCCTTGCCGGACTCACCAGGCCAAAACACACGTGGTTCATCCTTATCCGGGCTATAGAat GTTCAGGTACGTCTCCACCTCCGAAGGGACCGTGTTCCACTACAGGTCCTGTAAACCCAACTGGACCTGGAGCTGTGACGGGCCCCGACTCACCGACACGTCCATGCAGAGATTTGAACCACAGCTGGTGGCAGCCGTGTCGGCCGTTCAACGGAAAGTGGGTCTGAGCCCGGCCTGa